The Streptomyces tendae DNA segment TCGCCGAGGAGGGCGTCACCGACGTCGTCGTCTCCTGCGGCCACCTCGCCGAGGTGCTGGAGAAGTGGCTGGACAGCACCGACCTGCCCGTCTCCGTCACCACCGTCGTCGAGACGGAACCCCTCGGCCGCGGCGGCGGCCTGAAGTACGCCGCCGCCCGCCTCCCGCACCCGGACCGCCCCTGGTTCGCCACCAACGGCGACATCTGGACGCGCTTCTCGCTGCGCGACATGGCCGACTTCCACACCGAGCGGGACGCCGTCGCCACCGTCGCCCTGGCCCGCCCGCGCCTCCCCTGGGGCGCCGTACGCACCGACGGCTTCGGCCTGATCACCGACTTCATCGAGGCCCCGCCGTCGACGTTCGAGATCAACGCGGGCGTCTACGTCTTCTCCCCCGAGTTCGCCGGCCTGCTCCCGGAGCGCGGGGACCACGAGCGCACCACGTTCCCGCACCTCGCGCGCGAGCGCCGGCTGGCCGGCTTCACCATCCCGCAGGGCTCCTACTGGCGTGCCATCGACACCGCCAAGGACCTCACCGAGGCCGCCAAGGAGCTCGCCTCACAGGGCCGTTGAACCGCCGAAGCCCGTGAGCCGGTGAGCCGACCCCCTGACACACCAAGGGGCCCGTACGTCATGACGTACGGGCCCCTTCGTGCCGCTGCCGGGCGTCCGCCTACCCCAGCAGGCCGCCGACCAGCCCCGGCCTGCCGGAGGAGCCGTCGCCGTCCCCGCCCGAGCCGTCGCCACCGCTCCCGCCGGAGCCGTCACCGCCGCCCGAGGTCGGGCCGGTGGTGGTGGACGGTGCGTCACCCTCCGGGGAGGACTGCTGCGGCGGGGCCTGTCCGGTGCTGCCCTGGGTCTGGGTGGGCGCCCCCGTCGTGGTGCCCGCGCCCTGGGTCGCGCCGGGGGTGCTGCTGGTCCCGGCCGACGGGCTCGCCGAGCCGGACGTGGCGCCCTGCGTGGGCGAGGTCGACGCGGACGGCGTCCGCTTCTCGTCCTTCTTCCGCTCACCGGACTCCTGCGGCAGCGGCGAGCCGGGCAGCTCGTTGCGGGGCGCCTCGCCGGGGCCCGGCACGACGACCCGGTCGGCGTCCCGGACGGCACCGCCGAGCAGCGCGCCGACCAGCATGCTGAAGCCGCAGACCACGAACGTGACGAGCGCCCCGCGCCGGAGCACGTAGCGCCGCAGGTCCCAGATGTCCGCGCGGGGCCCGAGCCGCCGCCAGGCCCGGCCCGCGAGGCTGCCGTCGACGGAGTAGACGGGGGCGCCCGCGATGATCAGCGGTGACCAGGCGGCGAGGAAGATGATGTCGGGCGTCTCGTAGGCGGGCACGCTCTTCCAGCTGACGGTGACCAGCAGCGCCGCCGACAGCAGGGCCCCGGCACCGGCGGCCAGGCGCTGCCAGCAGCCGAGGACGGTCAGGACACCGACGACGACCTGGGCGAAGGCGATGGCCAGCCCGGTGCCGACGGGGTGCGCGAGGGCGAACTGGCGCAGCGGCTCGGCGACGTCCCACGGGTGCAGGCTGTGCAGCCACTTCACCATGGACCCGCGCGGGCCGCCCTCGAAGTACAGCGGGTCGCAGAGCTTGCTCATCCCGGCGTAGACGGAGATGCCGCCGAGGAAGACGCGCAGGGGAAGCAGGACGACGCCCAGGTTCATCCGGCGCCCGGGGTAGTACGCGTGCCGCGCCGGGTCGTCGCCGTGGCGCCGCGCGCGCCGGCCGGTGCCCTCGTGCCGCTCCTCGGACCCGGACTCGTCGAAGACCCCGTCGTCCTCGTCGTAGGCGCTGCCGACCGTGCGCATCGGCGGCAGCAGCGGTCCGTCGGGGTGGCGGCGCTGGGCGCCGACGAACGGGCTCTCCAGCGGCTGGGTGTCGTCGTCGTACCTGCCGTACCCGTCGTGTCCGACGCCCGGCTGGGGGATGACCCGGGTGCCGCCGGAGTCGGTGAGCTCGTCGGCGTGGCGGACGCCGCCGTGCCGTACGGCCTGGAGCAGCCGGTGGGCGCCGGTGTCGTCGGGGGCGGACCTGCCGCTCCACACGACGGGACGGCGGCGCGGCGCGGTCGGTCCCGCGCCCACGGTGGTGACGACGGGGATCCGGGCGGTGTCCTCGGCGGCACTCAGGTGCCGTGCGATCCGCGGCGATTGGGCGTGCCGCGCCGAGACGCCCAGCTGCACGCGGAAGCTGGCGTGATTGACGATGACCTGCGCCGGATCGCTCGGCACCTTCACCATGCTCAGCGCGGGAGCGTCGTCGAGTCCCGACGAGCGGTCCCCCGTGGGTGTGCGGGGTGTTCTGGTGTCCACACTCATCTAACCGAGTGACAAGGCGTTAGGACACTGCCTTGACCGGCCAGATGTGTCCGGACCGCGTCAAGCCGGTCCGGACCGTCCGGAATCCTCCATGCGGGTGACGAAGCCGCACATGTGTTCAGCTCCGGCGGCGCGCCGCCTCGTACAGCACGATGCCCGCCGCGACACCGGCGTTGAGCGACTCCGCGCCGCCCGGCATCGGGATCCGCACCCGCACGTCACAGGTCTCGCCGACCAGCCGCGACAGTCCCTTGCCCTCGCTGCCGACCACGACGACGACCGGCCCGTCCAGCACCTCCAGGGCGCTCAGCTCGGCCTCCCCGTCGGCGGCCAGACCGACGACGGTGATCCCGGCCTTCTTGTACGCCTCCAGCGCCCGGGTGAGGTTGGTGGCGCGGGCGACGGGCGTGCGCGCGGCCGCCCCCGCCGACGTCTTCCAGGCACCGGCGGTCATGCCGGCCGCGCGCCGCTCCGGCACGAGCACGCCGTGGCCGCCGAAGGCGGAGACGGAGCGGACGACCGCTCCGAGGTTGCGCGGGTCGGTGACCCCGTCGAGGGCGACGATCAGCGGGTCCTCGCCGTCGTCGTGGGCGTTCGCGACGAGGTCCTCGGGGTGCGCGTACTCGTACGGCGGGACCTGGAGCACCAGGCCCTGGTGGTTCAGGCCGTTGGTCATGCGGTCCAGCTCCGGGCGCGGCGCCTCCATGAGGTTGATGCCGCCGCGCTCGGCCACGAGCTGCAGCGCCTCGCGCACCCGCTCGTCGTTGTCGATGAACTGCTGGACGTACAGCGTGGAGGCGGGCACGCCCTCGCGCAGCGCCTCGACGACCGGGTTGCGGCCGACGACCAGCTCGGACGTGGAACGGCCGCCGCCCCGACGCTGCTGGGTGCGGCCCGTGACGCGCCGGGCCTTCGCCTGGGCGGCGCGCTGCTTGGCGTGCCCCTTGCGCATCTCGGCGGGCGGGGTCGGGCCTTTGCCTTCCAGGCCCCGGCGTCGCTGGCCGCCACTGCCGACCTGCGCGCCCTTCTTGCCGGACATGCGGCGGTTGTTCGCGGCCATGAGGTATCCGTCTCCGTGAAGTCGTGTGCGGTGCGTCCCGTCCGTGGGCGCGCCTGCGTGTGTGTCTGTGGGTGTGCCTGTGCAGTGTGCCGCCCGAAGGCCCGGACGGCACACTCGATCTTGCGGGCGCCGGGTCCCCGGTGGGGCCGTCAGCGGGGACCGAGGGTCCAGCGCGGACCCTGCGGGCCGTCCTCGATGACGAGCCCGGACTGGTTGAGCTGGTCGCGGATGGCGTCCGCGGTGGGCCAGTCCTTGCGGGCCCGGGCGGCCTCGCGCTGGTCGAGGACCATGCGGACCAGGGTGTCGACGACGCCGTGCAGGTCGTCCCCGCGGTCGCCGTCGCCGGCCCAGTGCGGGTCCAGCGGGTCGAGGCCGAGCACGCCGAGCATGGCGCGGACCTCGGCGAGCCGGGCGACCGCCTCCTCCTTGTCGTCGGCGGCCAGCGCGCTGTTGCCCTGCCGGACGGCGGTGTGCACGACGGCCAGCGCCTGCGGGACGCCCAGGTCGTCGTCCATCGCCTCGGCGAACGCGGGCGGCACCTCGGCGGCCGGTTCGACGACGCCGCCGGCCTTCTCCACCACGCGCTGCACGAAGCCCTCGATCCGCGCGAACGCGGACTCGGCCTCGCGCAGGGCCTCCTCGCTGTACTCGATCATCGAGCGGTAGTGCGGGGTGCCCAGGTAGTAGCGCAGCACGATGGGCCGCCAGCGCTTGACCATCTCGCTGACCAGCACCGAGTTGCCGAGCGACTTCGACATCTTCTCGCCGCTCATGGTGACCCAGGCGTTGTGCACCCAGTACCGGGCGAACTCGTCGCCGTAGGCCTGGGCCTGGGCGATCTCGTTCTCGTGGTGCGGGAAGATCAGGTCGAGGCCGCCGCCGTGGATGTCGAAGGCGGTGCCGAGGTACTTGTGCGCCATGGCCGAGCACTCCAGGTGCCAGCCCGGGCGCCCGCGGCCCCACGGCGTCTCCCAGCTCGGCTCGCCGGGCTTGGCCGCCTTCCACATGGCGAAGTCCCGCGGGTCCCGCTTGCCGGTCTCGCCGTCGGCCGAGGGCTGGAGCAGGTTGTCCAGCTCCTGGTTGGACAGCTTCAGGTAGTCCGGGAACGAGGTGACGGCGAAGTACACGTTGCCGTCGGCCTCGTAGGCGTGCCCGCGCTCGATCAGGCCGCGCATCATCTCGACCATCTCGGTGATGTGGCCGGTGGCGCGCGGCTCGTAGGTGGGCGGCAGGCAGCCGAGGGCGCGGTAGCCGTCGCTGAAGGCCCGCTCGTTCTCGTAGCCGATGGACCACCAGGGGCGGCCCTGCTCGGCGGACTTGGTGATGATCTTGTCGTCGATGTCGGTGACGTTCCTGACGAACGTCACGTCCAGGCCGCGGTAGGCGAACCAGCGGCGCATGATGTCGAAGTTCAGACCCGAGCGGATGTGCCCGATGTGGGGTGCCGCCTGCACGGTGGCACCACACAGGTAGATCGAGACGCAACCCGGCCGGAGCGGGGTGAAGTCACGAATCTGCCGGGCGCTGGTGTCGTACAGGCGAATAGTCACGACACCAGGGTAGTAGGCGCGGGGGTGTGCGCGGTGCGCACCGCTTTGTTTCGGGGACACATGTCACGTGCGGGCCCGGTGGGGTCGGTCGCGCGGTTCCCCGCGCCCTGGGGGCGGCCCGTCACCCCGATCGCACGACCAGCGCCGTCGCCACCGCCATCAGGCCCTCGTTCCTGCCCGGGAAGCCCAGGCCGTCGGTGGTGGCGCCGGAGACGGAGACCGGGGCGCCCGCCGCCTCGGAGAGGATCTTCTGGGCCTCCTCCCGGCGCTTGCCGATCTTCGGGCGGGGGCCGACGACCTGCACGGCGACGTTGCCGATGCGGAAGCCGGCCGCGCGGACGATGCGCGCGGCCTCGGTCAGCAGGGTGACGCCCGAGGCACCGGACCACTCGGGACGGCCGGTGCCGAAGTGCTGTCCCAGGTCACCGAGGCCGGCGGCGGAGAACAGGGCGTTGCAGGCGGCGTGCGCGACGACGTCCGCGTCGGAATGTCCGGCGAGCCCGGGCCCCTCCCCCTCCCACTTCAGTCCGGCGCACCACAGCTCGCGGCCGTCCTCGAAGGCGTGGATGTCGGTGCCGATGCCGACCTGCGGCAGCGGGTACGGCTCAGAAGCCATCGTTGAGCCTCCTGCGGGCCAGGACCGCCTCGGCGAGGACCAGGTCGAGGGGGCGGGTGACCTTGAAGGCCTCCTCGTGCCCGGGAACGGCGACGACGGTCAGGCCGAGCTGCTCGACCATGCCGGCGTCGTCGGTGACGTCGTGCTTCACGGTCTCGTGGGCGCGCACGAGGGTGGCCCGGTCGAAGCCCTGCGGGGTCTGCACCGCCCGCAGCAGGGACCGGTCGGGGGTGGCGACCACCGGCTCCGGGTCGCCGGGCGCGGCAGCCGGTTCGACCTGCTTGACGGTATCGGCGAGCGGCAGCGCCGGCACCACGGCGGGCGCGCCGTCCCGTACGGCCTCCACGACCGCGTCGACGGTGTCCACCGGGACCAGCGGGCGGGCCGCGTCGTGGACCAGGACGATGTCGTAGCCCTCGGGCAGCGCGTCCAGGCCGAGCTTCACCGACTCCTGTCGGCTCTCGCCGCCGGGGACGACGAGCACGTCGGTGCGCTCGGGCAGCGCGTGCGCGTCCAGCAGCGACGTGACCTCGGCCGCGCCGTCGGGCGGCGCCACGACGACGACCAGGGAGACGGCGCGGGAGTCGGCCATCGCGCGCACCGCGTGCACGAGCATGGGCGTGCCGCCGAGGGCGCGCAGTGCCTTGGGAGCACCGGGTCCGAGCCGCACACCCCGGCCCGCGGCCGGGATGACGGCCGCTGTCCGGACGGCCGGACGGCCGGATGCGGGGTTCGGCGAGGGCGGCTGGAGCGGATCGTCAGACATGGTTCCTGTCAGGTTTGTGGGCTCGGCCTACGTGGGTATGGCCTGGGCGTGCCCCGCTCCCGGAGCGGGGAAAGTGCCGGGCGTGACGCCTTGACCAGCCCCTTCCGTGACTCTGGTCGAGTCCGACCGCCCGGGCCCGGCACGCCGGGGTGGGGACGTGAGTGATGACACATTCCCCATCACGGCGCAAGTGCAGCCTACGTACGGTGTCCGGGTACGAACATGCCGCAGCGCCCGGCGACGTCATGGACGTCATCGGGCACCGCGGCATTTCGATGTGCTGAGTGCTCTGAGTGCTGCTCCGACGGCCGGTGTGACCACGCGGCGGGCGGAGCCTCGACTCGGAGGACTCAGGAGGCGAGAACCTCGTCGAGTAGCGCCTCGGCCTTGTCCTCGTTGGTGTTCTCGGCGAGCGCCAGCTCGCTGACCAGAATCTGACGCGCCTTCGCGAGCATGCGCTTCTCACCGGCGGAGAGTCCGCGCTCCCGCTCACGGCGCCACAGGTCACGCACGACTTCCGCGACCTTGATGACATCACCCGAGGCGAGCTTCTCGAGATTTGCCTTGTAACGACGGGACCAGTTCGTGGGCTCCTCGGCGTACGGCGCGCGCAGCACCTCGAAGACCCGGTCCAGCCCGTCCTGACCGACCACATCACGCACGCCGACGAACTCCGCATTGTCCGCTGGCACACGTACCGTCAGGTCACCCTGGGCGACCTTCAGCACCAAGTAGGTCTTGTCCACGCCTTTGATCTGGCGAGTTTCGATTGCCTCGATCAGCGCGGCCCCATGATGGGGATAGACCACGGTGTCGCCAACCTTGAACGTCATGTGACAGGTACCCCTTCCGTGGCTATCCAGGGTAACACGGATACGGCGTCTTCTGAATGGCGTTTTCGCAGGTCAGGGCCATTCTCGGGGCTTGACAACAGCGACAGGAACGTGCTTCGGACGGCTGGCGGAAGCAGGTATTCGCAGGTCGGAGCGGCTCTCCGGGGCAAGCGAAACGCGCACGCTACACCCATCCGGAGCCCCACACGAGCGGTCGAACTTACCCATATGTCCGGTTCCAGATGCGCGACTTCCGCTACTCCGTTCGGTGAGCCGAGCCGGTTCCGGTCGATTCCGGAATTGATCACACGGTGTGAGGATCAACGGCCGGTGATCAATTACCGGGGCCTCCCCATTCCTTCACCGAAATGCGCGCTCGCGTGAATCACGCGTCGGTCCGGACGGAAGTGGCGCGTGTTTACCCCGGGTCACCTGAGGCTTCCGTGACCGGCGGGGCGGCACCCCGTCGGCGGACCGGTGCGCGCGGCGACCGCGACCCGCGAGGGGATCCGAGGAGCGACGCGTGATCCACGACCATGACCCGGGTGATCGGGTGACATCGGGCGCGCGGGCACGCCGCGCGGCCCCGACCCGGGTAGGCGTGGGGAGGGCCGGGTGCAGCCGCCTGCGGGCGGCTCGGTAATCTGAGGCCGCTGACAGACACTTAGGGCGGCTTCACCCGGTCGCCACCGCACGCTCGAGTCAAGGAGTTGCCGCCGCCGTGAGCAGCAGCCTTCGACGCGGCGCCCTCGCCGCCGCCGCCATCGCGTTCTCGATCACCGCGCTCTCCGCGTGCGCGGCCGGCAACAACGCCCAGACGCTGCAGATCAAGCCGGACAACGCGGCGACGACGGTCGGCGACATCCAGGTGCAGAACGCCACCGTCATCACCCAGCCCGACCTGGAGTCGACCGGCCCCGCCGTCGTCTCCGCCACGCTCTTCAACTCGGGCGACAAGGACCAGACGCTCGAGTCGGTCACCGTCCCCGGCACCGGCAAGACCGCCGAGCTGACCCCCGCCGAGGGCGGCGACCTCGTCGTCCCGGCCGGCGGCCGTCTGATCCTCGGCGGCGAGGGCAACGCCTCCGCCGTCCTGCCCAGCAGCCGCGAGGCCGTCCAGGACGGCAACGCGCAGAAGATCACCTTCACCTTCAGCGAGACCGGCGAGGTCAGCCTGCGGGCGATCGTCTTCCCGGCCGAGAACTTCTTCGAGAGCTGGGGTCCGAGCCAGGCCCCCGCCGCGGGCGCCTCCGCCTCCCCGTCGGCGGAGAACTCCGGCGAGCCGGCCGACGGCGCCACCGGTGAGGCCGAGGGCGAGACCGCCGGCGACGAGACCTCCGGCGACGGGTCCACGGAGTCCGGAGCCCCGGCCGGCACCCCCTCCGACGCCGCCTCCGCGAGCCAGGAGTCCTCCGGCCACTGAGCTGCCGTACGCGCACACGACACGCCGAAGGGCGGGACCCGGCCGGGTCCCGCCCTTCGGCGTGTCACACGGACGCCGCGGCGGCCTACGGCTCGAACTTGTAGCCCAGCCCCCGCACCGTCACCAGGTAGCGGGGCGCCCCCGGGTCCGGCTCTATCTTGGCGCGCAGGCGCTTGACGTGGACGTCGAGGGTCTTGGTGTCGCCCACGTAGTCCGCGCCCCACACCCGGTCGATGAGCTGCATCCGGGTCAGCACCCGACCGGCGTTGCGCAGCAGCATCTCCAGCAGGTCGAACTCCTTCAGCGGCAGGTCGACCTTGGTGCCGCCGACGGTCACCACGTGCCGGTCGACGTCCATCCGCACGGGGCCTGCCTCCAGGGCCGCCGGGGCGGTCTCCTCGGGCTCGCCGCGGCGGCGCAGCACCGCGCGGATGCGGGCGACCAGCTCGCGCGAGGAGAACGGCTTGGTGACGTAGTCGTCGGCGCCTATCTCCAGGCCGACCACCTTGTCGATCTCGCTGTCCTTGGCGGTCACCATGATCACGGGAACGTTGGAGCGGCCGCGCAGCTGGCGGCACACCTCGGTGCCCGGCAGGCCGGGCAGCATCAGGTCGAGGAGGACGAGGTCGGCGCCGTTTCGGTCGAACTCGTCGAGTCCGTCGGGCCCGGTGGTCGCCACGGCGACCTCGAAGCCCTCCTTGCGGAGCATGTACGACAGGGCGTCGGAGAAGGACTCCTCGTCCTCGACGACGAGCACTCGGGTCACGGAAGGACCTCCGGGGAGGGAAGCGTTTCGTACGCGGATGGATCGGACGCGTGGGGGGAGGGGTGGGACATCCCGGCTGCCTCGCCGTCGAGGCCCTCGGTGTCGTCCCGCTCGGACGGCCGCCGGCCGCGGGGCGCACGCGCCTCGGGCAGCCGCAGGGTGAAGGTGGAGCCCTGGCCCTCGGCGCTCCACACCGTGACTTCCCCGCCGTGCGAGGCGGCCACGTGCTTCACGATCGCGAGGCCCAGCCCCGTGCCGCCGGTGGCACGGGAGCGGGCGGGGTCGACGCGGTAGAAGCGCTCGAAGACGCGCTCCTTGTCCTTGTCGGAGATGCCGATGCCCTGGTCGGTCACGGCGATCTCGATCAGGTCCCCGCCGGGCTGCGCGACCGAACGGACCGCGATGCCCACGCGGGTGCGGGCGGGTGAGTAGTTGACCGCGTTCTCGACGAGGTTGCCGAGCGCGGCGGCGAGCTGCCCCCGGTTGCCCCAGACCCGCAGGTCGGCGGCGCCGGCGGCAGCCATGGTGATCTCCTTGGTGCCCGCCGCGTGCCGGCAGCGGTCAACGGCCTCGGCGACCAGTTCGTCGACCCGGACCGGTTCGGCGTCCTCCAGCGGGTCGTCGTTCTGCACCCGGGAGAGGTCGATGAGCTCCTGCACCAGGTTGGTCAGCCGGGTCGCCTCGATCTGCATGCGCCCGGCGAACCGCTGCACGGCCTCCGGGTCGTCGGAGGCGTCCATCACTGCCTCGGACAGCAGCGACAGCGCGCCGACCGGGGTCTTGAGCTCATGGCTGACGTTGGCGACGAAGTCCCGCCGGACCGCCTCGATACGGCGGGCCTCGGTGAGGTCCTCCACCAGCAGCAGCACCAGCCGGGAGCCGAGCGGCGCCACCCGCGCGGACACCGCGAGAGCCTCGCCGCGCCCGGTGCCCCGGCGCGGCAGGTCCAGCTCGACCTGCCGTATCTCGCCGTCCCGCCGGGTGTCCCGGGCCATCTTCAGCATCGGCTCCACGGCGAGCTTGCCGCCCCGGACCAGCCCGAGGGCGTACGCGGCGGAGCTGGCCTTCACCACGCCGTCGGCCTCGTCGAGGACCACGGCGGACGAGCGCAGCACGGACAGCACGGTGTCGACCCCCGGCGGAAGCACCGCGTCCGTGTGCAGGGAGGTGCGCGTGGGGCGGCGCTGTTCGCGTTCGCTGACGCGGAACGCCAGCATGGCGATGACACCGGTAAGCAGCCCGGCGATCGCTGCCGCTGCGGCGACCGCCGCGTTCACGTCCATGCGTCCAGGTTAGGCATGGCGCGAGCGGTACCCACAGCGGTCGGCGGGCGACCTCGGACACTCGTCGCCCAGAGTTCACCTACAGGCCAGGGCCGGTTCATTCCGGGTGACGGAACCGGACGCGTGGACCACGGACCGTGGGAGCGTGGGTGGGACCCAGGCCCCGTAGAGCCCGGACCCGGACAGCCCGGACACAGACGCACGAGAGGAATTCCGATGCGGGACGCGTACCACGAGGAACTGGATTCGATCGGCGACGGTCTGGTGGAGATGGCCCGGCTGGTCGGATCGGCGATCGGACGCGCCACGACCGCCATCCTCGACGCCGATCTCAAGCTGGCGGAGAGCGTGATCGAGGCCGACCAGAAGGTCGACGAGCTGCAGCACGACCTGGAGGCGCGGGCCATCGCCCTGCTGGCCCGCCAGCAGCCGGTGGCCACCGACCTGCGGATCGTGGTCACCTCGCTGCGGATGTCGGCGGACCTCGAGCGCTCCGGCGACCTCGCCCAGCACGTGGCGAAGCTGGCCCGGCTGCGCTACCCGGACCGGGGGGTGCCGCGGGACCTGCACGCCACGATCCTGGAGATGGGCCAGCTCGCGCAGCGTCTGATGGCGAAAGCGGCCGAGGTGATCATCACCAAGGACGTCGACCTGGCGCTCCAGCTGGAGCAGGACGACGACGCGATGGACCTGCTGCACCGCACCCTCTTCCAGCACCTGATGGACGACCGCTGGAAGCACGGCATCGAGACGGCGGTCGACGTCACCCTGCTCGGCCGCTACTACGAGCGCTTCGCGGACCACGCGGTGTCCGTGGCCAAGCGGGTGGTGTACCTGGTCACCGGCGAGCACGCGGACGAGATCCAGGCGGACCTGAAGCCGGAGATCGCTCCGGTGCCGGGGGTGGAGGCCGGCTGAGGTCCCACCGCGGGCGGGTCTGTGGGCGGGGAGCCCGGAGGCCCGGGCGGTGGAGGCGCGGGTGCTGGGGGCGCGCGCGGTGGGCGGGGGCGCGGGGGCCGGCCGGGGGCGCGGGTGAGCTTCCGCCGCCCCCGATGCGCCGTTGATGCGCCCGGCGGGCGGGGCGTGCAATGGGGAGAGGTGTGCGCAGGCCCCAGCCCCGAGGAGGGACCCATGGCCGAATCCCCCGGCACGACGCCCGACCCCACGCAGGAGCGCGAGACCGAGCAACCCGCCGAGGTCAGGAACCTCACCCTGATCGCGGCCTGCGGCTGCGGTTCGGGGTGCGGCTGCGGGTGCCAGTCGGGCAGCCCGTGCCAGTGCGGCTGAGTCAGTCCGCAGGAGGGCCCCGGCGCCGGTGACGGCGGCCGGGGCCCTCGGCGTGACGGAGAGGAGGAAGGGGAGGGGTCAGGAGGCGCTGCTCTCCGGGACCGTACGGGTGGCCGCGTCCGTGGACCGCTTCACCGTGTCCGCCGGCTGCCGCACCCGCTCGGTGCGTTCGGTGCTCGTTTCGTCGGGCAGCCCGCGCATCAGCAGCCCGTACCCGAGGCCGGCCACCGTCCCGACGACGGCGCACGTGCCCCACAGCCACGCGGCGCCCCAGCGGTCGATGACGAACCCGGACATCAGCGGGGCGACGAGCGAGGCCACCGCCCAGGACATGGTGTACATGCCCTGGTAGCGCCCGCGTCCGTGCACCGGGGAGAGCCGTACGACGAGCCCCGTCTGGGTGGGCGCGTTGACGATCTCGGCCAGCGTCCACACGCAGACGGTGAGGGCGAAGACGCCGACCGACCCGGCGAAGGCGGTGAGCCCGAAGCCGTACCCGGCCAGCAGCGAGGAGGCGATCAGCAGCCGTCGCGGGTCGCGGTGCTCGATGAACCGTGTGACGGGAAGCTGCAGGACGACGATCAGCACGCCGTTGACGGCGATGGCCATGCCGAAGTCGGCGGGGGTGAACCCGGCCTCGCCCATGGCGACCGGTAGTCCCAAATAGCCCTGCTGGAAGACCACGGCGATGAGGAAGGACAGTCCGACGACGCCCATGTAGCGGCCGTCGCGCAGCACCGTCCCCAGGGAGACGGCGTCCTCCGCGCCGTCAGGGCCGGCGGGCTGCTTCTCCGGCCGGGACTCCGGCAGCTTCATGAAGACGAGGACGGCGCAGACCAGCGTCATCCCCGCCTCGATCAGGAACCCGGCGAGGTAGCTGACCTCGGCGATGAACCCGGCTCCCACGGAGGAGATCGCGAAGCCGAGGTTGATGGCCCAGTAGTTGAGGGAGAAGGCCCGGATACGGTCCTCCGGCCGCACGATGTCCGCCATCATCGCCTGCACGGCCGGCCGGGAGGCGTTGGCCGCCATGCCGACGAGGAAGGCGACGGCCGCGATGGCGACGGGGTGGTGCACGAAGCCGAGCAGGGCGACGGACAGGGCGGTCGCGGTCTGGGCGACGAGCAGGGTGGGCCGGCGTCCGAGCCGGTCGGTCATGACGCCCGCGACGAGGGACGAGATGACGCCGCCGAGGCCGTGGAGCGCAACGACGAGACCGGCGTAGGAGGCGGAGTAACCGCGGTCGAGGGTGAGGTAGAGCGCCATGAAGGTGGCGACGAAGGCACCGAGCCGGTTGACCAGGGTGCTGGTCCACAACCACCAGAACGCGCTGGGAAGCCCCGAGACGGACTCGCGTACGGCCCGCCTGACTCCGGTGACTGACATGTGTGGCCCCCCAAGGCGCCCGGGCCGGCCCGGGATGACGTGTGAGTGGTGCGAGCGATGCGGGTGATGTAAGCGGCTGAAGCAGCGGGCACAACTTACGAAGACGGGGCCCGCGAGGGCCACTCAATTAACAGATCCCGTCAACCGTCCGCCAGGCGGGCAGGGCGCGCGGGGCGTGTGGGGCGTCTATTACGCTCGGACACATGGCCGACGCACCGTACAAGCTGATCCTCCTCCGCCACGGCGAGAGCGAGTGGAACGAGAAGAACCTGTTCACCGGCTGGGTGGACGTCAACCTCACCCCGAAGGGCGAGAAGGAGGCGACGCGCGGCGGCGAGCTGCTCAAGGACGCCGGCCTGCTGCCCGACGTGCTCCACACCTCCCTCCAGAAGCGCGCGATCCGCACGGCGCAGCTCGCGCTGGAGGCCGCGGACCGCCTGTGGATCCCGGTCAGCCGCAGCTGGCGCCTGAACGAGCGTCACTACGGCGCCCTCCAGGGCAAGGACAAGGCGCAGACGCTCGCGGAGTTCGGCGAGGAGCAGTTCATGCTCTGGCGCCGCTCCTACGACACCCCGCCGCCGGCGCTGGACAACGACGCCGAGTACTCCCAGTTCTCCGACCCGCGCTACGCGACCCTCCCGCCGGAGCTGCGTCCGCA contains these protein-coding regions:
- a CDS encoding response regulator transcription factor, with the translated sequence MTRVLVVEDEESFSDALSYMLRKEGFEVAVATTGPDGLDEFDRNGADLVLLDLMLPGLPGTEVCRQLRGRSNVPVIMVTAKDSEIDKVVGLEIGADDYVTKPFSSRELVARIRAVLRRRGEPEETAPAALEAGPVRMDVDRHVVTVGGTKVDLPLKEFDLLEMLLRNAGRVLTRMQLIDRVWGADYVGDTKTLDVHVKRLRAKIEPDPGAPRYLVTVRGLGYKFEP
- a CDS encoding CarD family transcriptional regulator, yielding MTFKVGDTVVYPHHGAALIEAIETRQIKGVDKTYLVLKVAQGDLTVRVPADNAEFVGVRDVVGQDGLDRVFEVLRAPYAEEPTNWSRRYKANLEKLASGDVIKVAEVVRDLWRRERERGLSAGEKRMLAKARQILVSELALAENTNEDKAEALLDEVLAS
- the phoU gene encoding phosphate signaling complex protein PhoU, whose amino-acid sequence is MRDAYHEELDSIGDGLVEMARLVGSAIGRATTAILDADLKLAESVIEADQKVDELQHDLEARAIALLARQQPVATDLRIVVTSLRMSADLERSGDLAQHVAKLARLRYPDRGVPRDLHATILEMGQLAQRLMAKAAEVIITKDVDLALQLEQDDDAMDLLHRTLFQHLMDDRWKHGIETAVDVTLLGRYYERFADHAVSVAKRVVYLVTGEHADEIQADLKPEIAPVPGVEAG
- a CDS encoding sensor histidine kinase; its protein translation is MDVNAAVAAAAAIAGLLTGVIAMLAFRVSEREQRRPTRTSLHTDAVLPPGVDTVLSVLRSSAVVLDEADGVVKASSAAYALGLVRGGKLAVEPMLKMARDTRRDGEIRQVELDLPRRGTGRGEALAVSARVAPLGSRLVLLLVEDLTEARRIEAVRRDFVANVSHELKTPVGALSLLSEAVMDASDDPEAVQRFAGRMQIEATRLTNLVQELIDLSRVQNDDPLEDAEPVRVDELVAEAVDRCRHAAGTKEITMAAAGAADLRVWGNRGQLAAALGNLVENAVNYSPARTRVGIAVRSVAQPGGDLIEIAVTDQGIGISDKDKERVFERFYRVDPARSRATGGTGLGLAIVKHVAASHGGEVTVWSAEGQGSTFTLRLPEARAPRGRRPSERDDTEGLDGEAAGMSHPSPHASDPSAYETLPSPEVLP
- the ispD gene encoding 2-C-methyl-D-erythritol 4-phosphate cytidylyltransferase; this translates as MSDDPLQPPSPNPASGRPAVRTAAVIPAAGRGVRLGPGAPKALRALGGTPMLVHAVRAMADSRAVSLVVVVAPPDGAAEVTSLLDAHALPERTDVLVVPGGESRQESVKLGLDALPEGYDIVLVHDAARPLVPVDTVDAVVEAVRDGAPAVVPALPLADTVKQVEPAAAPGDPEPVVATPDRSLLRAVQTPQGFDRATLVRAHETVKHDVTDDAGMVEQLGLTVVAVPGHEEAFKVTRPLDLVLAEAVLARRRLNDGF
- a CDS encoding copper chaperone PCu(A)C gives rise to the protein MSSSLRRGALAAAAIAFSITALSACAAGNNAQTLQIKPDNAATTVGDIQVQNATVITQPDLESTGPAVVSATLFNSGDKDQTLESVTVPGTGKTAELTPAEGGDLVVPAGGRLILGGEGNASAVLPSSREAVQDGNAQKITFTFSETGEVSLRAIVFPAENFFESWGPSQAPAAGASASPSAENSGEPADGATGEAEGETAGDETSGDGSTESGAPAGTPSDAASASQESSGH